In the Brevundimonas sp. LM2 genome, CGGCGGGCGGCGCGGGCGGCGCTGCGCGAACGGGGCTACAAGGTCGCCAGCGTGACCATGGACTTCAGCGACTGGGCTTTCAGCGAACCCTGGGCCCGGTGCCGGTCGAAGGGCGACGCCGTCGGCATGGCGCGGCTGGAGACCCTATTCCTGACGTCTGCGGAAGAGGCTTTGACCGCCTCGCGGACCCAGTCCCGGGCGTTGTACGGCCGCGACATCCCCTATGTCCTGCTGATGCACGTCGGGGCGCTGGACGCCCATATGATGCCCCGCCTGCTGGCCCTGTATCAGGCCCGGGGCGTGCGGCTCGTGACGCTGGAGGCGGCCATGGCCGACCCCTTCTACGATGCCGATCGCACCACGGCCGACGGTCCGGGGCCCCTGTCGCTGGAGACGGCCGCCGCGGCCGCGGGCCTGCCCCGACCGGCGCGGACCGACGTCCAGAGCGAGCTGGCCGGCCTTTGCCGGTAGCGTGCCGGTGATCGCGTCGTCCGCCGCCCTCGCCGGGGCGCGCCTTGAGCACATCGGGACCGAGCGGGAGCCGCTTCTGATCCTGGACGACGTGGTCGCGTCGCCCGAGGGATTGATCCGCGTCGCTGCCGAGGACGCGGCCTTCGACGCCCCGGT is a window encoding:
- a CDS encoding polysaccharide deacetylase family protein, encoding MVDVRHRNRRNGATRLGRALALAVLMLPGAASAQDVALTFDDLPAHSVLPPGETRLGVVARLVAALADAGAPATGFVNAAGLETRPEERAVLEVWRAAGHPLGNHGWSHANLDAIGADVFATELVRNEPVLQSLAGDSDWRWFRYPFLAEGQTPDVRRAARAALRERGYKVASVTMDFSDWAFSEPWARCRSKGDAVGMARLETLFLTSAEEALTASRTQSRALYGRDIPYVLLMHVGALDAHMMPRLLALYQARGVRLVTLEAAMADPFYDADRTTADGPGPLSLETAAAAAGLPRPARTDVQSELAGLCR